From the Gemmatimonadales bacterium genome, the window AGTCGCAATCGCGTAGCGGAAGCCGTCGAACCAGGCGCCCGGATTGAGATACTGCCGTCCCGGCGCCGGCTCGCACAGCACTGGCCGGTGGGTGTGACCCAGCACGATGAGTCCAAGCTCGGGCCGCTCGGCGAGCGTGCGCTCGGCCCAGGCTTGCTGCTGGGCCACGGCGCGGTCCACGGTGGGGCCTTCGGTGCCGTGGTCGCCCAGCCGCGCGCTCAGCGCGTCCACCAGCGGAATGCCCAGCTCGGGATGCAGCGCGCGATACGCAGCCGAGGCCAGCCGGCTGCTCACGAGCCGGTGCAGCAGGCCCGAGCGCAGCCGCCCATATCCGATGCCGTCTCCATGCAGCGCGAGTCCCCGGCGATCGCCGACCGAGAACTCGAGCCGGTCGGGCGCAAAGTGGAGCCCGACGTCGCGCTGCCAGAACGCGCGCCCCCAGCGGTCGTGGTTGCCGCCCACCATGAGCACCGGCATCCGCCGCGCGAGCTGCGCCAACGCCGCCGCGGCGCGGAACCCCCCGCGCGGGATGACACGCTCGTAGGCGAACCAGAATTCGAATAGATCGCCGTTCACGAGCAGCGAATCGCCCAG encodes:
- a CDS encoding metallophosphoesterase, which codes for MLGDALVIISDAHLGYAFPGRDAPRRVEAVLLDFLDLVPRLGDSLLVNGDLFEFWFAYERVIPRGGFRAAAALAQLARRMPVLMVGGNHDRWGRAFWQRDVGLHFAPDRLEFSVGDRRGLALHGDGIGYGRLRSGLLHRLVSSRLASAAYRALHPELGIPLVDALSARLGDHGTEGPTVDRAVAQQQAWAERTLAERPELGLIVLGHTHRPVLCEPAPGRQYLNPGAWFDGFRYAIATARGAELRQFNPAEPPSPAIPPGDRR